From Pseudomonas sp. G2-4:
ATCTACTACGGCCTCGGCGTCACCGAGCACAGCCAGGGCAGTACCTCGGTGATGGGCATCGCCAACCTGGCCATGGTTACCGGCAACATCGGCCGCGAAGGTGTCGGGGTGAACCCGCTGCGTGGGCAGAACAACGTCCAGGGCTCCTGCGACATGGGCTCCTTCCCCCATGAGCTGCCGGGTTATCGGCACATTTCCAATGAAGTGGTGCGCGCCCAGTTCGAACAGGCCTGGAATGTCACCCTGCAACCCGATCCGGGCCTGCGCATCCCCAACATGTTCGAGGCCGCGCTGGATGGCACCTTCAAGGCGCTGTATTGCCAGGGCGAGGACATCGCCCAGAGCGACCCGAACACCCAGCATGTGACCGCGGCCCTGAGCGCCCTGGAGTGCGTGATCGTCCAGGACATCTTCCTCAACGAAACGGCCAAGTTCGCCCACGTGTTCCTGCCGGGCAGTTCCTTCCTCGAGAAGGACGGCACGTTCACCAACGCCGAGCGCCGCATCTCCCGGGTGCGCAAGGTCATGGACCCGTTGGCCGGCAAGGCCGACTGGGAAGCCACTATCGCCCTGGCCGACGCCTTGGGCTACAAGATGCATTACAACCACCCCTCGGAAATCATGGATGAAATCGCCAGCCTGACACCCACGTTCAGCCGCGTCAGCTACGCCGAACTGGAGCGTCACGGCAGCCTGCAATGGCCGTGCAACGATGCCGCGCCGGACGGCACGCCGACCATGCACATCGATCAGTTCGTGCGCGGTAAAGGGCGCTTCATGCTCACCGGCTACGTGCCCACCGAAGAAAAGGTCAACGGCCGCTATCCGCTGCTGCTGACCACCGGACGCATCCTCAGCCAGTACAACGTCGGCGCCCAGACCCGGCGCACCGACAACGTGGCCTGGCACGAGGAAGACCGCTTGGAAATCCACCCGACCGACGCCGAGAACCGCGGCATCGTCGAGGACGATTGGGTCGGCATTGGCAGTCGCGCCGGGCAGACGGTGCTCCGCGCCAAGGTCACGGAGCGCGTGGCGCCGGGCGTGGTCTACACCACGTTCCACTTCCCTGAATCAGGTGCCAACGTGATCACCACCGACAACTCCGACTGGGCCACCAACTGCCCGGAATACAAGGTGACGGCGGTGGAGATCGTGCGGGTCAGCCAGCCTTCGGAATGGCAGAAACGCTACCAGGCGTTCAGTGATGAACAGGGGCGCTTGCTGAAGGAACGTCGCCATGCCGAAAAAGCCGAGGTACGTCGATGAGCGCTGAAAGCCTGATCAAGATGGCCAACCAGATCGCGCAGTACTTCGCCAGCGAACCGGACCACGCGCTGGCGGTGAATGGTGTGCGCCAGCACATCAAGAGCTTCTGGACCCCGGGCATGCGCCGGGAATTGGCGGGGTGGGAGGCGAAGCATCCGGATGCGGCCCTGCACCCATTGGTGTTAGCGGCATTGACGGAGTTGAAAGAAACGGCCTAGTGGGTGTCCTGCAGGGCCTGCACACAGCCCCGGCCGGCGCCCTCGTCAACGACGAAGGGAACCGGCCGGGGCTGTGTGCATTTCAGTTACTGGTTATTGATGGTGATGTAGGGGTCCCAAGTGTAGCTCGGGCCCATCTGGTTCAGGTCTCGGTCCAGCAGAACGAAGGTGATGGTGTACCAGAGTTTTCCTGGATTCAAAGCAGTGGATTGCCACATGGTGTAGATCACATCGGTTTTGGAAATACCCTCTGAACCCGCCTTGTTCAGATAGGGCACCACGCCGGGGATGTTGAAGGATTGCGGCTTCGACATGGTGCCCTTGTAGTCACCGCCCTGATGGGGGTCGCCGCTCTCGACGTCCTTGATCAAGGCGATGCGGTCGAAGTTGCGTGACAGGGTGGTGGCACGCCAACGGATGTTGTCGCCGGGTTTTACGTCGAACCACAGCTCGTTGCCGCCTTCGCCGGTGTTGCCGCTGGCATGGCTGTCGATGGCATCGCGTGTCACCAACATGGAAATCGCACCGCCCACGTCGTTGGGGTGGGCGAGCAGGTAATCGGCATCGACGTTGACGAGCACATCAATGGTTTGGGTCGCTCCAGACATGTTGTTGCTCCTTGATTGAATGAGATTGAGGACCGCGCCTGCAAAGGCGTCCGGGCCACCCGGTCCCTGGGTGCGGTCTCGGGAGGAACGATAGGTGATGGCTTTGTAGTGTCAAATTGCGATTTGTTGACGCTGGCAAAACGGAGCGAAGCGCAGCACAACCAAGGTTTTGATTTATCTCTGCCCAGGCCGACCTCTTAATGGGTTTCGGGGAGTTTCCTGGCTGATTTGGTCGGCAAAGGCGCACAGCGGTTGTCAGCGATGACTTTCAAACCAGCAGGATGATCGACGCGACACACCATGGACTCTGTGGCGAGGGAGGTAAATTCCTACGAGATTTTAGGACGGCCAGTCACCGTCACTGCGCATATCGAGAGGCCACTCACATCTTATGTGGCGAGGGAGCTTGCTCCCGCTCGGCGGCGCAGCCGTCGTAAAACCGGTACCTGCGGTGTGTCAGGCGAAACGCGGTGACTGGTTTGGGGCTACTTCGCAGCCCAGCGGGAGCAAGCTCCCTCGCCATAAAAGCGGGTTTGGTCGTCAGGTTTAGGATTGATGGGCCGCCCAGTGTCTCATCTCTTCGGCAATTAAGTGGTTTACCAGGTCGCTGTACATCTTCTCGATGGCATCCGGGCTCAGGCCTTCGGCTTCGGCCCACCCCCGTCGTGTCGCGAGCATGGCCTTGAAGCGCTCGGGGGCACGTACCGAGGTCGCCGAGGTCTTGAACTTGGAGGCCGCGAGTACGTACTGAAAGCGCCTGCCCAATAGTTTGATGACGGCTTGGTCAAGGGCATCGATTTCGCCTCGAATGTCTTCCATGTTGGCGCACTCTGAGGGGGGTAGCGGGTTGCAGACTTCCATGTAGATCACTCCATTTTGTTGAATAAGATCGGCCCAGTCTGAGCCGATCTCCGATGTGGATTAAAAGCTCCAGTCCTCGGCTCGAACGACCTTGCAGAAAAGGCCGGCCAGCGTTGCGTTGTGATGCGCGATGATAGCCTGCGCCTTCAGGACGGGAGTATCGGCGCAAGTATGACCATCGGCGATCAGCACGGCATCGAACCCTAGGTCCCGGGCGGCGCGGCAAGTGCTGTCGACACAATACTGGGTTTTCATTCCTGCGATAACCACGCCCTCAGCGCCACACGCCTTCAGCCGCTCGGCCAACCCTGTCATGGCAAATGCATTGGGCCGGTTTTTTTCGACGATCACTTCGTCGCCCGCCAGCCGCAGCTCCGCTACCAATTGCGTCAATGGACTTTCAGGTTCCATAGGCGAGCCAGGCGGACCTACATGACGAACCAGAAAGATCGGGGCACCGGCGCTCCGAGCTTTGACCATCAGGCCATTCAGGGTATCCAGCAGCGCTTCACCGGCCCAGGGTTTATCCGGACCATGAAACAATCCAACCTGCACATCGATAATCAACAGAGCATGCATAGTGCTTTCCTTGCGTTTGGGCCAGTGACGCAAGGGCAAAAGAAAAGGCCCTTACCATCACTGGCGGGCCTTTGGGATTCGTGTGTCAGTGACTCACGACATCTCGCACGACCCGCCTTGGGCGGTCGTGGTTGTGGTGGTCGAGGTAATCTTTGGAAGGTTCATGGTGCTGACAGTAACTGGAGGCGATCCGGATTGGCAAGCCTTGCTTCGCAGATGTATGCGGCCCCTGTTTGGACCAGGAGACAGGGTGGGCACTGTGGACACTGTGGCGAGGGAGCTTGCTCCCGCTCGGCTGCGCAGCAGTCGTAAACCGGCTGGTACGGTTTATCTGTTGCAGCGCGGTGCCTGGGTTTGGGGCCGCTTCGCAGCCCAGCGGGAGCAAGCTCCCTCGCCACAGGAGGTGGTTAGCCTTCTAGTCCGCGTCGTTCGATCACGCCAAACACATCCGCCACATCCTGCACCAGGATCCGGGCGACGTTGGTGATGGTGGCGATGTCGTTCTCTGCCGAATCGCGCAGGTTGGTGCAAGCGACCAGCGTCAGGTAATCGAGCGTGGCGTGCAGGCGTTCGCTGGCACAGGCATGGAGCTCGGGCAGTGGGGCTTGGGTGTCGATCAGCAGGACGGGGTGGGTGGTGGCGGTTTGGGTGAGGGGAGTGAAGCGTTGATCTTGTTGTTTCATGGTTATAGTTATCCATCTTCGTATCAAGAATAAGCTACTACGATCCGCTGCGAAACGAATGGGTGGTAGCTGCGTGCGGGTTCGCAGACCGAGGATACGAAGGAACCCGGCAGATCCGAAGATCTCCCACACACAGCCACCATAAAAGGACGTCGACCGCCAAAGGCGCTCATTGTTACTTTTATGATGCTTGGTTGCTACCGTATCTGTCGGGCTGCGAAACCCAGCCACTGATCAAAGCCAGCGACGAACCCAACTATAGAAGTCGGTAGACGTCGATTCCAGCCGCAACAACCGTCCTGTAGGACGCCCGCAGGCCCCTGTGGCGAGGGAGCTTGCTCCCGCTCGGTGGCGCAGCCGCCGCAAAACCGGTGCCTGCGGTGTACCTGGCGAAACGAGGTGACCGATTTGGGGCCGCTTCGCAGCCCAGCGGGAGCAAGCTCCCTCGCCACGGGAGGTAAATTCCTACGAGATTTTAGGACGGCCAGTCACCGTCACTGCGCATCTCGAGAGGCCACTCACACCTTATGTGGCGAGGGAGCTTGCTCCCGTTCGGCTGCGCAGCAGTCGTAAAACCGGTACCTGCGGTATGCCTGGCAAAACGCGGTGGCTGGTTTGGGGCCGCTTCGCGACCCAGCGGGGATAAACCCCCTCGCCACAATGGGGGACTTCGGGAGCCCTTTGATTACGTAGCATCTGACAGATCAACGCCGCCCCGTGCGCGTACTCACATCCACCCACACCGCCAACACCAAAATGCTGCCCTTGACGATCATCTGCCAGTAGCTATCCACGTCGAGCATGGACATGCCGTTGTCCAGGCTGGTGATGACCAGCGCGCCGAGGAGGGCGCCGTAGACGGTGCCGGAACCGCCGCGCATGGAGGTGCCGCCGATGAAGCAGGCGGCGATGGCGTCGAGTTCGCCCATGTTGCCGGCCGAGGGTGAACCAGCGGCCAGGCGCGCGGTGTTGACCATGCCGGCGAGGGCGCACATCACGCCCATGATGCCGAAGATCCACAGCTTCACCGCCTGCACGTTGATGCCGGACAGGCGCGTGGCTTCCATGTTGCTGCCGACCGAATAGACCCGGCGGCCAAACACGGTCTGGCTGGTGACGTAGCTGAACACCCCCAGCAGGATCAGCAGAAGCAGCACCGGCACCGGGATGCCGTCGTAGCTGTTGAGGGTGTAGACGAACCCGGCCAGCACCGCGCCGATCAACACCACGCGCAATACGTCACGGACCAAGGAGTGGGCCGCCAGGCCATGAAGCGCGCGATTGCGCCGCTGTTTCCAGGTCAGGAAAACGGTCAGGGCGAACAGCAGGATGCCAAGCCCGGTCCCTACCGTGTGCGGCAAATAACCCTGGCCGACGTAGACCAGTTCGGGCGATACCGGGGCAATGGTGGTACCGCCGGTAACCCCCAGCAGGATGCCGCGAAAGGCGAGCATGCCGCCCAGGCCGACAATGAACGACGGGATGCGCAAGTAGGCAGTCATGTAGCCGTTGCCCAGGCCAATCACCAAACCGCACAAGGCCACCAGGCTCAGGTTCGCCAACAGCGGGATGTGATAAACCACATCGAGAATCGCCGCTAGGCCACCGAGCAATCCAAGCAACGAGCCCACCGACAGGTCGATTTCGCCGCTGATGATCACCAGCACCATGCCGCAGGCAAGAATCCCGGTGATGGACATCTGCCGCAGCAGGTTGGAGAGGTTGCGCGGGGTCAGGAATCCGCCGTCGGTCTGCCAGCTGAAAAACAGCCAGATCACCGCCACGGCGATCACCAGGGCGAGCATTTTGTAGCGGGAAAACAGCTGTTTGACCTGATTCATCTACGCGGACTTCCGATCATTATTGTTATGGCCTTCGGGATGGCTGAGCGCGGCGGCAAGCACTTGTTCCTGGGTGAGTTCGTGGTTGATGAAGTCGCCTCGCAGCTGGCCGTCGCCAATCACCAGGACGCGGTCGGAAACCCCCAGCACCTCGGCCAGCTCCGAGGACACCATGATGATCGACACGCCTTCGGCCGCCAGCGCGCCCATCAGCTTGTAGATCTCATATTTGGCGCCGACATCCACGCCACGGGTTGGCTCATCGAGAATCAGCACGCGGGGTTTGGTCAACAGCATCTTCGCCAGAACGGCTTTTTGCTGGTTGCCTCCGGACAGGCTGGTGATCGGCAGGAACGGGCTCGCGGTCTTGAGGTGCATGCGCGAGATTTCCTTGTCGATGCTGCCCAGTTCGGCTTCGGCGTCGATGCGGGTCATTTTCGAATAGTTGTCCAGCACGGCCAGGGTGATGTTCTGGCCCACCCCCAGGTCCGGGATGATGCCTTGGCGCTTGCGGTCTTCGGGGACCATGCACAGGCCGGCGCGGATCGACTTGAGGGGCGTGCGCGTGTCGACCTGCTTGCCTTCCAGCCAGACTTCACCTTCGTAGCGGCCGGGGTAGGCGCCGAACAGCGCAGACACCAGTTCCGTACGCCCGGCGCCGACCAGCCCGGCGATGCCGAGGATTTCCCCACGCTTGAGGACAAAGGAAATATCGTCGACCCGTTTGCGCCTGGGGTTGTCGACGTCGTAGCAGGTGACGTGGCGCGCCTCGAAAATCACCTCGCCGACGTCATGGGGTTCGGTGGGGTAGAGGTTGCTCATTTCCCGCCCGACCATCTGGGTAATGATCTTGGGGATGTCCATCTCGGTCATGGCGGTGGTGGCGATGTGTTTGCCGTCGCGGATCACCGAAATGGTGTCGCACACGGCGGCCACTTCATCGAGTTTGTGGGAGATGTACACGCAGGCAACGCCCTTGGCCTTGAGGTCGCGGATGATGTCCAGCAGCACCTCGATTTCCGAGCGGGTCAGGGCCGAGGAGGGCTCGTCGAGGATCAGCAGCCGTGCTTGCTTGTTCAGGGCCTTGGCGATTTCCACCAGTTGCTGGTAACCACCGCCGTACTGGGAAACCGGCAGCGAGACGTTCATGTCCGGCACCTTGAGTTCACGCATCAACGCTTCGGCACGGTGGATCATCGCCGGGTAGTTCATGCGTCCGCCGGGCAGCGTCAGCTCGTGACCCATGAAGATGTTTTCCGCCACCGACAGGTCGGGGACGAGGGTCAGTTCCTGATGGATGATGACGATCCCGGCGGCTTCGGTTTCGCTGATGGATTGCGCCTTGAGCGGCTGGCCGTCCCAGAGGATTTCACCGTCCCAGGTGCCGTAGGGATAGACCGCCGATAGGACTTTCATCAGGGTGGATTTGCCCGCGCCGTTCTCACCGCACAGGCCGACGCATTCCCCCGGCTTGACCTTGATGTCGATGCCGTTCAGGGCTTTGACACCGCCAAAGGTTTTGACGATGCCGTTCATTTGCAGCAGGTAGTCGGACATGG
This genomic window contains:
- a CDS encoding isochorismate lyase, whose translation is MEVCNPLPPSECANMEDIRGEIDALDQAVIKLLGRRFQYVLAASKFKTSATSVRAPERFKAMLATRRGWAEAEGLSPDAIEKMYSDLVNHLIAEEMRHWAAHQS
- a CDS encoding AidA/PixA family protein, whose protein sequence is MSGATQTIDVLVNVDADYLLAHPNDVGGAISMLVTRDAIDSHASGNTGEGGNELWFDVKPGDNIRWRATTLSRNFDRIALIKDVESGDPHQGGDYKGTMSKPQSFNIPGVVPYLNKAGSEGISKTDVIYTMWQSTALNPGKLWYTITFVLLDRDLNQMGPSYTWDPYITINNQ
- a CDS encoding fructose-bisphosphate aldolase; the encoded protein is MKQQDQRFTPLTQTATTHPVLLIDTQAPLPELHACASERLHATLDYLTLVACTNLRDSAENDIATITNVARILVQDVADVFGVIERRGLEG
- a CDS encoding cysteine hydrolase family protein, giving the protein MHALLIIDVQVGLFHGPDKPWAGEALLDTLNGLMVKARSAGAPIFLVRHVGPPGSPMEPESPLTQLVAELRLAGDEVIVEKNRPNAFAMTGLAERLKACGAEGVVIAGMKTQYCVDSTCRAARDLGFDAVLIADGHTCADTPVLKAQAIIAHHNATLAGLFCKVVRAEDWSF
- a CDS encoding formate dehydrogenase subunit delta; this encodes MSAESLIKMANQIAQYFASEPDHALAVNGVRQHIKSFWTPGMRRELAGWEAKHPDAALHPLVLAALTELKETA
- a CDS encoding sugar ABC transporter permease codes for the protein MNQVKQLFSRYKMLALVIAVAVIWLFFSWQTDGGFLTPRNLSNLLRQMSITGILACGMVLVIISGEIDLSVGSLLGLLGGLAAILDVVYHIPLLANLSLVALCGLVIGLGNGYMTAYLRIPSFIVGLGGMLAFRGILLGVTGGTTIAPVSPELVYVGQGYLPHTVGTGLGILLFALTVFLTWKQRRNRALHGLAAHSLVRDVLRVVLIGAVLAGFVYTLNSYDGIPVPVLLLLILLGVFSYVTSQTVFGRRVYSVGSNMEATRLSGINVQAVKLWIFGIMGVMCALAGMVNTARLAAGSPSAGNMGELDAIAACFIGGTSMRGGSGTVYGALLGALVITSLDNGMSMLDVDSYWQMIVKGSILVLAVWVDVSTRTGRR
- the xylG gene encoding D-xylose ABC transporter ATP-binding protein, with protein sequence MSDYLLQMNGIVKTFGGVKALNGIDIKVKPGECVGLCGENGAGKSTLMKVLSAVYPYGTWDGEILWDGQPLKAQSISETEAAGIVIIHQELTLVPDLSVAENIFMGHELTLPGGRMNYPAMIHRAEALMRELKVPDMNVSLPVSQYGGGYQQLVEIAKALNKQARLLILDEPSSALTRSEIEVLLDIIRDLKAKGVACVYISHKLDEVAAVCDTISVIRDGKHIATTAMTEMDIPKIITQMVGREMSNLYPTEPHDVGEVIFEARHVTCYDVDNPRRKRVDDISFVLKRGEILGIAGLVGAGRTELVSALFGAYPGRYEGEVWLEGKQVDTRTPLKSIRAGLCMVPEDRKRQGIIPDLGVGQNITLAVLDNYSKMTRIDAEAELGSIDKEISRMHLKTASPFLPITSLSGGNQQKAVLAKMLLTKPRVLILDEPTRGVDVGAKYEIYKLMGALAAEGVSIIMVSSELAEVLGVSDRVLVIGDGQLRGDFINHELTQEQVLAAALSHPEGHNNNDRKSA